A window from Chryseobacterium vaccae encodes these proteins:
- the dinB gene encoding DNA polymerase IV, whose product MDLPLRKIIHVDMDAFYASVEQHDNPELKGKPIAVGGQHRGVVAAASYEARKYGVRSAMPSKTARERCPHLIFVSPRFARYKEISRKIREIFYEYTDLVEPLSLDEAYLDVTENKKGMESANLIAREIRQKIFEQTGLTASAGISVNKFLAKVASDINKPNGQKTIHPDKVENFLEELPVEKFYGVGKVTANKMFGLGIYKGKDLKKRSLEELDRLFGKSGRHYYNVVRGIHTSEVKPHRIQKSVAVERTFFEDLFDEQQIDEKLENLGQELHQRLQKNNILGRTLTLKIKYRDFSMFTRSITKEEYFSSPKQYFNTGKKLWELRPYNKPVRLLGLSLSHLNTEEKKQISIQLKIPFEEFENQ is encoded by the coding sequence ATGGACCTGCCGCTTCGTAAGATTATTCATGTAGATATGGATGCATTTTATGCTTCCGTGGAACAGCATGACAATCCGGAGCTTAAAGGCAAGCCCATTGCAGTTGGCGGCCAGCACCGCGGAGTAGTTGCTGCCGCGAGCTATGAAGCCAGAAAATACGGAGTTCGTTCTGCAATGCCCAGTAAGACTGCCCGGGAAAGATGCCCGCATCTTATTTTTGTTTCGCCCCGCTTTGCCCGATACAAAGAAATTTCCAGAAAGATCAGAGAAATTTTTTATGAATACACTGATCTGGTGGAGCCGCTGTCTCTGGATGAGGCTTATCTGGACGTTACTGAAAATAAAAAGGGAATGGAATCTGCCAACCTGATTGCCCGTGAAATCCGTCAGAAAATTTTTGAACAGACCGGATTAACGGCTTCTGCAGGAATTTCAGTCAATAAATTTTTAGCGAAAGTAGCTTCTGACATCAATAAACCCAATGGCCAGAAAACCATTCATCCAGATAAAGTGGAAAACTTTCTGGAAGAACTTCCTGTTGAAAAATTTTACGGCGTAGGTAAGGTTACAGCTAACAAAATGTTTGGTTTAGGGATTTACAAAGGAAAAGATTTAAAGAAAAGATCCCTGGAAGAACTGGACCGGCTTTTCGGAAAATCCGGCAGGCATTACTATAATGTGGTGCGTGGCATTCACACTTCCGAGGTAAAACCTCATCGAATCCAGAAAAGTGTCGCTGTTGAAAGGACTTTTTTTGAAGATCTTTTTGATGAACAGCAAATTGATGAAAAGCTTGAAAATTTAGGACAGGAACTCCATCAGCGGTTACAGAAAAACAATATTCTGGGAAGAACTCTCACTTTAAAAATAAAATACCGGGATTTCTCTATGTTCACCAGAAGTATCACAAAAGAGGAGTATTTTTCTTCTCCGAAACAGTACTTCAATACCGGTAAAAAACTCTGGGAACTCCGTCCTTATAATAAACCAGTAAGATTATTGGGATTGTCTCTTTCTCATCTTAATACGGAAGAAAAAAAGCAGATTTCTATTCAACTAAAAATCCCGTTTGAAGAGTTTGAAAATCAGTAG